A single window of Pyrus communis chromosome 10, drPyrComm1.1, whole genome shotgun sequence DNA harbors:
- the LOC137747767 gene encoding uncharacterized protein has product MAAKHHVIRSISLPSRSHPTTLGVEEELNRLQTSSSFDSTSDSICKPLCGLDELYECVDDILQMASTQQLLSQHQQKKFMDELLDGSLVRLLDICSITRDAISTIKEHVRDLQSTLRRRKGDSSLESSISKYTCFRKKMNKDAKKLITSLKQVDNKIATSPLLEQDHHLTAVIRVLREVCVENMSIFQSLLVFLAVPVSKPKSNKWSLVPKFMHKGVIACEDQKEYINGHEFDGVDAALYNLCKSSTATFECSNKRLEALEVTIEGLENGLESVFRGMIKTRAFLLNILLQ; this is encoded by the coding sequence ATGGCTGCCAAGCACCATGTTATTAGATCAATCAGCTTGCCCTCAAGGTCTCACCCTACTACTCTTGGGGTTGAAGAGGAGCTGAACAGGCTCCAAACATCGTCATCTTTTGATTCAACTTCAGACTCAATCTGCAAACCTCTATGTGGGCTAGACGAGTTGTATGAGTGTGTAGATGATATTTTACAGATGGCATCAACCCAACAGCTCCTTTCTCAACACCAACAAAAGAAGTTCATGGATGAGTTGTTGGATGGATCACTCGTGAGGCTCTTGGACATATGTAGCATCACAAGAGATGCCATTTCAACAATCAAGGAACATGTTAGAGATCTTCAATCTACTCTTAGGAGGAGAAAGGGAGACTCAAGCCTTGAAAGCAGCATTTCCAAGTACACTTGCTTCAGAAAGAAGATGAACAAGGATGCCAAGAAATTGATCACATCTTTGAAACAAGTAGACAATAAAATTGCAACATCGCCACTTCTTGAGCAAGATCACCATCTCACTGCCGTGATTCGAGTTCTTAGAGAAGTTTGTGTGGAGAACATGTCTATCTTCCAATCCCTCTTGGTCTTTTTAGCAGTTCCAGTTTCAAAGCCAAAGTCAAACAAGTGGTCTTTGGTACCAAAGTTCATGCATAAAGGAGTGATAGCATGTGAAGATCAGAAGGAATACATTAATGGCCATGAGTTTGATGGTGTTGATGCTGCTCTATACAATCTATGCAAATCATCAACCGCTACATTTGAATGTTCAAATAAAAGATTGGAGGCTTTGGAAGTAACCATTGAAGGCCTTGAGAATGGTTTAGAGAGCGTTTTTAGGGGCATGATTAAAACAAGAGCTTTTCTTTTGAACATACTCTTACAATAA
- the LOC137747765 gene encoding uncharacterized protein: MAAKYKVRSISLPSRSPPTTLRVEEQLSRLQTSSSSASICKDLCGLEELYDCVDDLLQVASTQQLLSDYQQEKCMDELLDGSLRLLDKCGITRDVMSQIKEHVRDLQSALRRRKGDLSFIANYNCFRKKMKKDAKKLITSLKQVDIKASQHLEQDQHASSVTRVLKEVFGKNMSIFQSLLVFLAVPVSKPRPKKWSLVSKFMHKGGIACEDQNEDINGHELDVVDAAVYSLCKSSSTPTEGANVEKIQNAHKKLEALEVTVEGLENGLDSVFRRLIKTRVFLLNIISQ; encoded by the coding sequence ATGGCTGCCAAGTACAAAGTCAGATCAATCAGCCTTCCCTCAAGATCACCCCCCACCACTCTTAGGGTTGAAGAACAGCTGAGTAGGCTCCAAACATCTTCATCTTCTGCTTCAATCTGCAAAGATCTATGTGGACTAGAGGAGTTGTATGATTGTGTGGATGATCTTTTACAGGTGGCATCAACCCAACAACTCCTTTCTGATTACCAACAAGAGAAGTGTATGGATGAGTTGTTGGATGGATCACTGAGGCTCTTGGATAAATGTGGCATCACAAGGGATGTCATGTCACAAATCAAGGAACATGTTAGAGACCTTCAATCTGCTCTTAGGAGGAGAAAGGGAGACTTAAGCTTCATTGCAAATTACAATTGCTTcagaaagaagatgaagaaggatgccAAGAAATTGATCACATCACTGAAGCAAGTAGACATCAAAGCATCACAACATCTAGAACAAGATCAGCATGCTTCCTCGGTAACTCGAGTTCTTAAAGAAGTGTTTGGTAAGAACATGTCTATCTTTCAATCCCTATTGGTCTTCCTAGCAGTTCCAGTCTCAAAGCCAAGGCCAAAAAAGTGGTCTTTGGTATCAAAGTTTATGCACAAGGGAGGGATAGCATGTGAAGATCAGAATGAGGATATTAATGGCCATGAGTTGGATGTTGTTGATGCTGCTGTCTATTCTCTATGCAAATCTTCATCGACTCCTACAGAAGGTGCTAATGTTGAGAAGATTCAAAACGCACATAAAAAATTGGAGGCTTTGGAAGTCACTGTTGAAGGCCTTGAGAATGGTTTGGATAGCGTTTTTAGGCGCTTGATTAAAACAAgagtttttcttttgaacatAATCTCACAATGA